The genomic window TGGAGCGCGGGATGCTCTCCCGCAAGTGCCAACACGAACAGCGCCCTATGGCGAGCAGCGGCGTGTCGTGGTGGCCGTGCGCCATCCGTGAGCGCGTGATGGTGCGCGGCCCTCACATCGGTGCGGAATCGGCGACGGGCGGGATCTGCGGCGCGGTGAGCAGGCCATCGACGATCGCGCGGAAGATGTCGCTTTCGGAGATAATGCCCACGAGTTGTCGCCTGTCGATCACCGGCAGGCCGCTGATCTTGTGGTCGAGCATGCGCTGCGCCGCCTCGGCGATCGAGGCGCTGGCCGAGATGGTGATCACGTGTGTGCGCATGACCTCGGCGGCTGTCACCTCCTCCAGCATGTAGGCCATCTCGTAGATACTCAGCGAGGTAGCATCCGATGGCATCGCGCTACGAACATCGCCCGACGTAATGATGCCGACAAGCCGGTCGTTCTCAACGACCGGCACACGGCGAA from Herpetosiphonaceae bacterium includes these protein-coding regions:
- a CDS encoding CBS domain-containing protein, producing RRVPVVENDRLVGIITSGDVRSAMPSDATSLSIYEMAYMLEEVTAAEVMRTHVITISASASIAEAAQRMLDHKISGLPVIDRRQLVGIISESDIFRAIVDGLLTAPQIPPVADSAPM